A region of the Exiguobacterium aurantiacum DSM 6208 genome:
AAGCATGCCATTATAATTTTTTAAATCAGTGGCACTTGCAACTTTTGTAGCTTTTTCGTAATGTGCTAAGGCATCCGTGTATCTTTTACGTCGTTTAAATGATAATCCGATGATTAAATGACACTCAATAATCCTTTCGACATGAAAATGCTCCTGAAAATAAACAAGGGCAATTCTAACATTTTCGATAGCTTGCAAATAATCCGTAGACTTGTAGTATAAACCTCCCATAATATATCGCATATCTGCCATTTCCCAATCAGGAATATGTGAGTGAGGCAACTCTTTATTTAATGTCTCGAGTATATTTAAAGCTTCTTCTCGATCTGCAGTTTGGAAAAGACTAATACACCTCAACAGTATATATCTTAGTCTATTCTCTGAATCGAGTTGATCTTCAATCCAACCTATTTCTGTTAAATATTTTAAATCCCCCCCCGGCATTACTCCAAAACGAGCCAACGTCATCATTAAGGTTATATAGAGGTCTTTAGATTGCTTAACCACAGGGTTGGTGATATATTTTTCCACTTTCTCATTTTTGTTTTGATCCCGTCTAGATAGGATTGCTTCTTTTAAAATATCTCTAATTTCTGTTTTGATTTTTTGAACTTGTTCACTTAAATCAAAATATAGCGGAACATCTAACTCAAGCCTTTCGAAAATTAACTCAAGTACTTCTTCACTAGGGGAAGTTTGATTATTCTCTATCTTACTTAAATAAGAAATAGAACATATTCCTCTTGCTAGTACAGATTGTTTCATGTTTTTCCGCATCCGCTCTACTTTAATAAGATTTCCATAGTTATATTCCATATCAAGTAGTAGCTCCTTCGTCCTATTTTGAATGTTTTTTTTGTCTATTTTTCTTTTTTTTAATGATTTTTAGGAAAATAACTTAAAAAAACCTATTTTTTTAGTCGTTTGCAGTCCCTATTTTCCCAACCAACAGCAGTTCGATGGTCACTAAAGACATGATAAGATTTAACTAATCAAAGAATATATAAAAACTTTAATAGGTAAAATGATTCAAATACATTTTTCCAAAGGGAATCATATTCATGGAGGTGAATACATCAAATGGGTAAATTAAACTTTCTTCTTGCAGAAGATTACATCAAACCAAAAATTTATTTTCATTCGAAACAAGATCAAACATTTAAGGCTTTATATTCGCCTACTGATCGAAAACAGTTTGAAGGTTTGGGGCATTTAACCCAATTGTTGAATTCCTCTAAGGGGTTCATACTTAATGCGTTTCAAATTGATTACTATCAATCGTTACCTAGGCTCATCACAAGAATGCTAAAAGAGAATCGTTCTTATAAAAAGTTATACGTTCTCGGTCCTGAACTATCTCTCTCTATTCTAAAGCGCAGTTCGAAAACCGTCTACGAGAAACATTTCCAAGAGTTTGGATACATCAACATCGAACAAGATCAAAAATATGTCATCGACCAATGCATAAAACTTTTAAAAGAAGGACATATCTTGTATATTTTACCTGAAGCGTCAATTTGTTGGCATCCTGAACCACTTCAACAGTTCGAAAACAAATTTTCTCCTCTTTGCAGCACGTTACTCAGTCAAGAGGCGCATGTTCCAATCCTATCTTCTGCAACAACAGAAGATTCAGGCAAAGTGACTTTGTTTGAACCGAACATGCCTCAACAGTATGTGGGCAATCTTGAATCACGGGTTGAACAACAATCCGAATCGATTTACGCTTTATTAGATTCCCCACTATCTGACTTCTGAGTATTCTCACACTAGGGAGCGTAGTTTATCCACATAAACCTATTTAATTGGAGGAAGAATTCATGAAAAAAATTACTGGTATTGTCTTTATCGCTGCAGCAGTTTTATTATTAGGAAGTTCTTTCAGACCTTTAGTAGACGAAATGCCTCGTTTGACAAAGTTAGAAATTCCTGCACAAAAATTTGTCGATGAAATGCCTCGTCTCACTAAAATCGAAGCTCCAACACTAAGATTTGTTGATGAAATGCCTCGTCTTACAAAAATTGAAGAGCCTATTAAGAAGTATGTTGATGAACTTCCACGCCTAGTTTAAAAAAGAGACGCCCAAGCGTCTCTTTTTTTTGTCCGCTCTATCCGTTTTTCAAAAAAAGATAAATAAATTACATATTAACCTCCATTTTTTTCTTGTTTCCTTATATAATAACGAAGACATGATGACGATTACATTTCTTCGTTATTTCATTAATGATGCAGAACAAAGGAGCGGACCCCGATTGAATACAAAGAAACCATCTTGGCCTATTAAACTAATCATTAGCTCATCTCTCGTCCTAACCGGGACGGCAGTCGTTCCGTTCACCCTTTCTTCGACCGGTATCGACACGAACCGAGTCGAGGCAGCTTCTACATACACGACAACAGCGAATTTGAATTTACGTAAGAGTGCTTCGACGTCCGGGACGATTCTCATGACGATCCCGTCCGGTAAGGCCGTCACATACCTTGGCACACACGGATCGTGGTATAAAATCTCCTACAGCGGAAAGACTGGATATGTTTCGTCTCAATATGTGAAAGTATCTTCTACTATGACGACGAGTTCCACGAAAACATACACGACGACGGTCAACTTGAACTTGCGCAAGAGCGCGTCAGCGACCGGTACGATTCTCATGACGATTCCATCAGGGCGCAATGTCACTTATCTCGGCACGTACGGCTCGTGGTATAAAGTATCGTACGGCGGTCAGACCGGCTACGTCTCGTCTCAATATTTGAAAGCCACAACGACGACGACCGCTACGAAAACCTACTCTACGACTGTCAATTTGAACTTACGGAAAAGCGCTTCTTCGACAGGCACGATCCTTTTGACCATTCCCGCCGGACGCACGGTGACGTATCTCGGTACGTATGGCTCATGGTATAAAGTGTCCTACGGTGGACAGACCGGCTACGTCTCATCGCAATACTTGAAAGCGACGACGACAACAACGAACACGTCAACGGGTTCAGGACGAACGATTGTCATCGACGCCGGCCACGGCGGCAACGATCCTGGCGCGGTATATGGCTCCGTCCAAGAGAAAGTGCTCACTCTCGACATCGCCAATCGTCTGGCCAGTTCACTTTCGGGGACGTACAACTACAACGTCAAAATGACGCGCTCGACCGACACGTACTTGACGCTCGCCAACCGTGTTTCACTCACGAAGACGTATAAAGGAAGTGCCTTCGTCAGCATTCATGCCAACTCGTCGACGAACACGTCGTTCCACGGACATGAAGTGCTCGTACCGACGACCGAAAGCTATACGACGAATCCTTATATTTCGGCAAGCCGCAGCTTAGGGACCGCCATCAACCGTGAACTCGGCGCCCGCATCCCGACGATCCGAAACCGGGGTGTGAAATATCAGAACGTATACGTCGTCGGAAAAAATAGTGTTCCCTCAACGATTGTCGAATACGGCTTCATCACAAACGCCAATGACCGCTCTCATTTGACGAGCACGACGTATCGGCAACGGATGGCCGAGGCGACCGCTTCCGGTATCCATCAGTTCATGCGCTCCAACTATTAATCCGCACAAGACCTGGC
Encoded here:
- a CDS encoding N-acetylmuramoyl-L-alanine amidase, whose product is MNTKKPSWPIKLIISSSLVLTGTAVVPFTLSSTGIDTNRVEAASTYTTTANLNLRKSASTSGTILMTIPSGKAVTYLGTHGSWYKISYSGKTGYVSSQYVKVSSTMTTSSTKTYTTTVNLNLRKSASATGTILMTIPSGRNVTYLGTYGSWYKVSYGGQTGYVSSQYLKATTTTTATKTYSTTVNLNLRKSASSTGTILLTIPAGRTVTYLGTYGSWYKVSYGGQTGYVSSQYLKATTTTTNTSTGSGRTIVIDAGHGGNDPGAVYGSVQEKVLTLDIANRLASSLSGTYNYNVKMTRSTDTYLTLANRVSLTKTYKGSAFVSIHANSSTNTSFHGHEVLVPTTESYTTNPYISASRSLGTAINRELGARIPTIRNRGVKYQNVYVVGKNSVPSTIVEYGFITNANDRSHLTSTTYRQRMAEATASGIHQFMRSNY
- a CDS encoding tetratricopeptide repeat protein — protein: MEYNYGNLIKVERMRKNMKQSVLARGICSISYLSKIENNQTSPSEEVLELIFERLELDVPLYFDLSEQVQKIKTEIRDILKEAILSRRDQNKNEKVEKYITNPVVKQSKDLYITLMMTLARFGVMPGGDLKYLTEIGWIEDQLDSENRLRYILLRCISLFQTADREEALNILETLNKELPHSHIPDWEMADMRYIMGGLYYKSTDYLQAIENVRIALVYFQEHFHVERIIECHLIIGLSFKRRKRYTDALAHYEKATKVASATDLKNYNGMLYNNMGDIYFLIGDQERALKYFLESFEYKVDVKSKLYSVMSLIEVNAERKNTEGVVEWLSKGYELMAEREDLQEFDFHFDIYVNGYRDFNQQGLLNSLKKAVQYFEAYDEFYTNKYALWLARELRENGKYKLATEYFEKSIAIMSRWD